A single Pseudodesulfovibrio aespoeensis Aspo-2 DNA region contains:
- a CDS encoding FtsX-like permease family protein: MVRRGLHVFLGLLLLATAAWASPMDEAAGNGRNFIERLAALGDRSPGAPGATLAADMVEAEFRRLFPGATIGRQSFRVPVVVAQGAELHVMGSGRTIKLSQLRANALSPGAVTPPGIHGPLLYVGQGAVRDFNGLDVEGATVLMDMDSGKNWNNAAMLGARALIFVGQGGDGGPSPRSLFDSKFELTPVDFPIFWMSDELARVALGNDVAEGGPRLLGMARLASRAQWRNVVAENVYCLVPGSDPDLTGQTLVAEAFYDATALVAGDSPGADEGVSIATLMEVAAGFADSPPKRSVMLVATAGKSSAQAGMREFTWALVTKGKLLKERRNELDGRVAEATRIIEILDMADPFAEAVMADEADRALVKRAIKAMVRDREDDLTNELMRLRLLSQTGRRDMESRPGRGRGMGRSMENGMGHDAMSEAARQDRIKHLAAQRIMLKRLNWVNSTVADFPLSDEERLILADFVAPARGYQVAILDDATGQLQDIRSARALRDTLGERSIAGHVSLYLSSHGDGVGGFDKGWLHDLMPTVNRTAFFRPLDTVMKRAVRELEQDRPAEAALFKDTLRPGRRAWQSYLPDMPELGGEPMALAGFAGMTLATVHDARPAWGTPYDRPARVDFDFVRRQAGLVRTLTRALADQPMDNAGERVDSHFVTVEGRANLLRKGEIFPDRPGTGMVVLASQWQTLNYGMVDTAGRFRIPGFASRKVSYHKAVVEALRFDEQTGLAVWAVDKPKTGKDAYRIKLSRAVQGTDLILFTCTQTTLFNLVDPRTFKYLYLPTLIDGRTEAPPVSYWYSRLDTRRSTLGTLFLEPDTPIKLTLSDSVLDKKVLLLNADADNPLGRGYIARQWPVIPMTEFQAARDMWSLLDPRIDNLEDKGIVNERIRTLRRQGNEDLERAVEYRELKQWDRFVEASRSSLAKASRVYSDVDRTQKDVLVGVLFYVALFVPFAYCMERLFFSYSDIKKRISAFLGFLVLIITVVYFVHPAFQLTYSPLVVILAFFILALSMLVSLIIFLRFEREMVDLQKRSSHIKLTGISPMAAFGAAFVLGVGNLKRRPVRTFLTFATLVILTFTIMNFTTVKSVRQKGWANFSPTATYTGLMLKYVNWQDVPLEALAVVENAYEGRGVVAPRAWYDTGFTSDKSRAPLIPVFLGDRETPGRGMVGLSHREPEVSGLDRILVKGRWFREGERFAVILPERMADQLGADPDDPDLNKVTIWGIELILVGVFRDDGLGSNPDLDGEPITPIVFPNQAASQLSEVEAEAIEDGQDIITTESRYQHIPDYETILVPAEMLLSLGGGAGRLKGIAIKPGPGSGDLGDLGDRFGMLLFRGGASGTSLYYAADAVSYSGMANILIPLCISILIVLNTMIGSVYERKSEIAVYTSVGLAPPHVAFLFIAEALAFAVISVVVGYLLAQGASALLAGTPLWEGMTANYSSTAGVAAMLLVIGVVLVSAIYPAKVAARIAIPDVNKSWTMPKAVGDELTVVLPFLIKIGEMSSAGGFLHQYYLAHYDVSHGAFCTDDMQCNFLDLEEQEARTGLLAGVVDRITIPDDLCFYMSLRVWLAPFDFGVRQKVRLVFCPSDLYGGFRQVKVVIQREAGEFKAWENLNKTFINDLRKQLLAWRSLDDEAVGKYAGDLDAVKRDQVQKNRVMGETGEAGR; the protein is encoded by the coding sequence ATGGTCCGGCGCGGGCTGCACGTGTTCCTCGGCCTCCTGCTGCTGGCAACGGCGGCATGGGCCTCGCCCATGGACGAAGCTGCGGGCAACGGCAGGAATTTCATTGAACGGCTGGCCGCCCTGGGCGACCGCTCGCCCGGCGCTCCCGGCGCGACGCTGGCCGCGGACATGGTCGAGGCGGAGTTCAGGCGGCTGTTTCCGGGTGCGACCATCGGGCGGCAGAGCTTCCGTGTCCCGGTGGTGGTGGCCCAGGGGGCCGAGCTGCACGTCATGGGCTCAGGCCGTACCATCAAGCTCAGCCAGCTGCGCGCAAACGCCCTGTCGCCGGGCGCGGTGACCCCGCCCGGCATCCACGGTCCGCTCCTCTATGTGGGCCAGGGCGCGGTCAGGGATTTCAACGGCCTGGATGTGGAAGGGGCCACTGTCCTCATGGACATGGACTCGGGCAAGAACTGGAACAACGCGGCCATGCTCGGCGCGCGCGCCCTCATCTTCGTGGGCCAGGGCGGCGACGGCGGCCCCTCGCCCCGGTCCCTCTTTGATTCCAAGTTCGAGCTGACCCCGGTGGATTTCCCCATTTTCTGGATGTCGGACGAGCTGGCGCGGGTGGCGCTCGGCAACGATGTGGCCGAGGGCGGCCCCCGGCTTTTGGGCATGGCCCGGCTCGCCTCGCGCGCCCAGTGGCGCAACGTGGTCGCCGAGAACGTCTACTGCCTCGTTCCGGGCAGCGACCCTGACCTGACGGGCCAGACCCTGGTCGCCGAGGCGTTCTACGACGCCACGGCGCTGGTGGCGGGCGATTCGCCGGGCGCGGACGAGGGCGTGTCTATCGCCACTCTCATGGAGGTGGCCGCCGGATTTGCCGACAGCCCGCCCAAGCGGTCGGTCATGCTGGTGGCCACGGCGGGCAAGTCGAGCGCCCAGGCGGGCATGCGCGAATTTACCTGGGCCCTGGTGACCAAGGGCAAGCTGCTCAAGGAGCGGCGCAACGAGCTCGACGGGCGCGTGGCCGAGGCCACCCGGATCATAGAAATTCTGGACATGGCCGATCCCTTTGCCGAGGCGGTCATGGCCGACGAGGCGGACCGCGCCCTGGTCAAGCGGGCCATCAAGGCCATGGTCCGCGACCGCGAGGACGACCTGACCAATGAACTGATGCGCCTGCGCCTGCTGAGCCAGACTGGTCGGAGGGACATGGAGTCCAGGCCGGGCAGGGGCCGGGGAATGGGCCGGTCCATGGAAAACGGCATGGGCCACGACGCCATGAGCGAAGCGGCCCGCCAGGACCGGATCAAGCACTTGGCGGCCCAGCGGATCATGCTCAAGAGGCTCAACTGGGTCAATTCCACGGTGGCCGACTTTCCCCTGTCCGACGAGGAGCGGCTCATCCTGGCGGACTTCGTGGCCCCGGCGCGCGGCTATCAGGTCGCCATCCTCGACGACGCCACGGGCCAGTTGCAAGACATCCGCTCGGCCCGCGCCCTGCGCGACACCCTTGGCGAGCGGAGCATCGCGGGCCATGTTTCCCTCTATCTTTCGAGCCACGGCGACGGCGTGGGCGGCTTTGACAAGGGGTGGCTGCACGACCTGATGCCCACGGTCAACCGGACCGCCTTCTTCCGCCCGCTGGACACGGTCATGAAGCGGGCTGTCAGGGAGCTGGAGCAGGACCGGCCCGCTGAGGCCGCGCTTTTCAAGGACACCCTGCGGCCCGGCAGGCGCGCCTGGCAGAGCTACCTGCCTGACATGCCGGAGCTGGGCGGAGAGCCCATGGCCCTGGCCGGATTCGCCGGGATGACCCTGGCCACGGTTCATGACGCCCGCCCGGCCTGGGGCACGCCCTATGATCGGCCCGCGCGGGTGGATTTCGACTTCGTGCGCCGACAGGCCGGACTGGTGCGCACCCTGACCCGCGCCCTGGCCGACCAGCCCATGGACAACGCGGGCGAGCGTGTGGACAGCCATTTCGTCACTGTCGAGGGGCGGGCCAACCTGTTGCGCAAGGGCGAGATTTTTCCGGACCGGCCCGGCACGGGCATGGTCGTGCTCGCGTCCCAGTGGCAGACGCTCAACTACGGCATGGTCGATACCGCGGGCCGCTTCCGCATCCCCGGCTTTGCCAGCAGAAAAGTCAGCTATCACAAGGCGGTGGTCGAGGCCCTGCGTTTTGACGAGCAAACCGGGCTGGCCGTCTGGGCCGTGGACAAGCCCAAGACCGGCAAGGATGCCTATCGGATCAAGCTGAGCCGGGCCGTGCAGGGGACGGATCTGATCCTCTTCACCTGCACCCAGACCACGCTTTTCAATCTGGTGGACCCCCGGACCTTCAAATACCTCTACCTGCCTACCCTCATCGACGGGCGCACCGAAGCCCCGCCCGTGAGCTATTGGTACAGCAGGCTCGACACCCGGCGGTCCACGCTGGGCACCCTGTTCCTGGAGCCGGACACGCCCATCAAGCTGACCCTCTCGGACTCGGTGCTCGACAAGAAGGTGCTGCTGCTCAACGCGGACGCGGACAATCCCCTTGGCCGGGGCTACATCGCCCGGCAGTGGCCGGTCATCCCCATGACCGAGTTCCAGGCCGCGCGCGACATGTGGAGCCTGCTCGACCCGCGCATCGACAACCTCGAAGACAAGGGCATCGTCAACGAGCGCATCCGCACCCTGCGCCGCCAGGGCAACGAGGACCTTGAGCGGGCCGTGGAATACCGGGAGCTGAAGCAGTGGGACCGGTTCGTGGAGGCCTCGCGCTCCTCGCTGGCCAAGGCCAGCCGGGTCTACAGCGATGTGGACAGGACTCAGAAGGACGTGCTCGTGGGCGTGCTCTTCTACGTGGCCCTGTTCGTGCCGTTCGCCTACTGCATGGAGCGGCTGTTCTTCTCCTACTCGGACATCAAGAAGCGCATCTCCGCCTTCCTCGGCTTCCTGGTCCTGATCATCACCGTGGTCTATTTCGTCCACCCCGCGTTCCAGCTGACCTATTCGCCCCTGGTGGTCATCCTGGCCTTTTTCATTCTCGCCCTGTCGATGCTGGTTTCGCTGATCATCTTCCTGCGCTTCGAGCGCGAGATGGTCGATCTGCAAAAAAGGTCGTCCCACATCAAGCTCACGGGCATCAGCCCCATGGCCGCCTTTGGCGCGGCCTTTGTCCTGGGCGTGGGCAACCTGAAGCGCAGACCGGTGCGCACCTTCCTGACCTTTGCCACCCTGGTCATCCTGACCTTCACCATCATGAACTTCACCACGGTCAAGTCCGTGCGCCAGAAGGGATGGGCCAATTTCAGCCCCACGGCCACCTACACCGGCCTGATGCTCAAGTATGTCAACTGGCAGGACGTGCCGCTCGAGGCCCTGGCCGTGGTGGAGAACGCCTACGAGGGCCGGGGCGTGGTCGCCCCGCGCGCCTGGTACGACACCGGGTTCACCAGCGACAAGTCGCGCGCGCCGCTCATCCCGGTCTTTCTTGGCGACCGGGAGACGCCCGGACGCGGCATGGTCGGCCTGTCCCACCGCGAGCCCGAGGTCAGCGGGCTTGACCGCATCCTGGTCAAGGGCCGGTGGTTCCGCGAGGGCGAACGGTTCGCCGTCATCCTGCCCGAGCGCATGGCCGACCAACTCGGCGCGGACCCGGACGACCCGGACCTCAACAAGGTCACCATCTGGGGCATCGAGCTGATCCTGGTGGGCGTGTTCCGGGACGACGGTCTGGGCAGCAATCCCGATCTCGACGGCGAACCCATCACGCCCATCGTCTTTCCCAATCAGGCGGCCAGCCAGCTCTCCGAGGTCGAGGCCGAGGCCATCGAGGACGGTCAGGACATCATCACCACCGAGAGCCGTTACCAGCACATCCCGGACTACGAGACCATCCTGGTCCCGGCTGAGATGCTGCTCTCGCTCGGCGGCGGCGCGGGCCGGCTCAAGGGCATTGCCATCAAGCCGGGACCGGGCAGCGGCGACCTGGGCGATCTTGGCGACCGCTTCGGCATGCTCCTGTTCCGGGGTGGCGCGTCCGGCACCTCGCTCTATTACGCGGCGGATGCGGTCAGCTATTCTGGCATGGCCAACATCCTGATCCCGTTGTGCATTTCAATACTCATCGTCCTCAACACCATGATCGGATCGGTCTACGAGCGCAAATCGGAGATCGCGGTCTACACCTCGGTGGGGCTGGCCCCGCCCCATGTGGCCTTCCTGTTCATCGCCGAGGCCCTGGCCTTTGCCGTCATCTCGGTGGTGGTCGGCTACCTGCTGGCCCAAGGGGCGTCGGCCCTGCTGGCAGGCACCCCGCTGTGGGAGGGCATGACCGCCAACTATTCGTCCACCGCAGGCGTGGCGGCCATGCTCCTGGTCATCGGCGTGGTCCTGGTCTCGGCCATCTATCCGGCCAAGGTGGCGGCGCGCATCGCCATTCCGGACGTGAACAAGTCATGGACCATGCCCAAGGCCGTGGGCGACGAACTGACCGTGGTGCTGCCCTTCCTGATCAAGATCGGGGAGATGTCCAGCGCAGGCGGATTCCTGCATCAATACTATCTGGCCCACTATGACGTGTCCCACGGCGCGTTCTGCACCGACGACATGCAGTGCAACTTCCTCGACCTGGAAGAGCAGGAGGCCAGAACCGGCCTGCTGGCCGGAGTCGTCGACCGGATCACCATCCCGGACGACCTGTGCTTCTACATGAGCCTGCGCGTCTGGCTCGCGCCGTTCGACTTCGGCGTGCGCCAGAAGGTCCGGCTCGTGTTCTGCCCGTCCGATCTCTACGGCGGGTTCAGGCAGGTCAAGGTGGTCATCCAGCGCGAGGCGGGCGAGTTCAAGGCGTGGGAGAATCTCAACAAGACCTTTATCAACGACCTGCGCAAACAGCTCCTGGCCTGGCGCTCGCTGGACGACGAGGCCGTGGGCAAGTACGCCGGGGATCTCGACGCGGTCAAGCGTGATCAGGTCCAGAAAAACCGGGTCATGGGCGAGACCGGGGAGGCCGGACGATGA
- a CDS encoding DUF6785 family protein, with the protein MNGRLRLRALVTGLVLGLALCVFTPYNSAVLHNAHLGGGHFPLAPFFIVAWMFVIDALVSRLTRRPPVFSGVELLVVWLMMVLFAAIGYTGLTETFFVNITAPERFAKDAYRWTEVLTPLLPEAWFPHSEAAVREFYNGVKGGRDMGVLGVLAAIPWGVWLPVLAVWSFFILGSFFVMLCLMALFGRQWVVNERVLFPLVRVPVLMGEALDQKQFLSWWGNTYLLVGLTLAGALHLLNGLHFYYPSVPGMPTLILAGAYFPKFGLFSGFHKLKLFIVPAFIGFAFLTTRQISFSMWAFHILSGLLFGLLYVLGWQLPEAALGTTLGPDLARPEGAQTIGSYLVFFGFLLWLARHHLKETLLCTLRRTCKEPEPAGKSPFDTVPARWEPQVWPLWGLVIGMVCLSGWCWFFGLPFAAAVLLPIMFVIVMLVSSRVVCQGGLPYFTLTAAPSDTLMGLFGTGFFGSAGMAATAVMQKVLFLDVREAVAPTLFHGAKIRQEARNRNLVLAAIGLSLVLALVTAFVTMLFIGYKYGLRELGLDWATQTVLANYESAQRLVDQPVGPNVWTITYAGFGALAMIVLIGCYYRFPWWPLHPLGYLVAYSSGMQILWFSFFVGWMCNHLVLHYGGTKLFNRVRFLFVGLILGDFLMGGVYAVIGLFSGQSYSVFPL; encoded by the coding sequence ATGAATGGACGACTCAGGTTGCGGGCACTTGTGACCGGCCTCGTCCTGGGGCTGGCGCTGTGCGTGTTCACCCCCTACAACAGCGCGGTGCTGCACAACGCGCACCTCGGCGGCGGGCATTTCCCGCTCGCCCCGTTCTTCATCGTTGCCTGGATGTTCGTGATCGATGCCCTGGTCTCGCGGCTGACCCGGCGACCGCCCGTGTTCTCGGGCGTGGAGCTGCTGGTGGTCTGGCTGATGATGGTCCTCTTTGCCGCCATCGGCTACACCGGGCTGACCGAGACCTTCTTCGTCAACATCACCGCGCCGGAGCGGTTCGCCAAGGACGCCTACCGCTGGACCGAGGTGCTGACCCCGCTCCTGCCCGAGGCGTGGTTTCCCCATTCGGAAGCGGCGGTCAGGGAGTTCTACAACGGCGTCAAGGGCGGGCGCGACATGGGCGTGCTGGGCGTGCTCGCGGCCATTCCCTGGGGGGTGTGGCTGCCGGTGCTGGCGGTCTGGTCCTTCTTCATCCTCGGCTCGTTCTTTGTCATGCTCTGCCTCATGGCCCTGTTTGGCCGCCAGTGGGTGGTCAACGAGCGCGTGCTCTTCCCGCTGGTGCGCGTGCCCGTGCTCATGGGCGAGGCCCTGGACCAGAAGCAGTTCCTCTCCTGGTGGGGCAACACCTACCTGCTCGTGGGCCTGACCCTGGCCGGAGCCCTGCACCTGCTCAACGGACTGCATTTCTACTATCCCTCGGTGCCGGGCATGCCCACCCTCATCCTGGCCGGGGCGTACTTTCCCAAGTTCGGGCTCTTCTCCGGCTTCCACAAACTGAAACTTTTCATCGTCCCGGCCTTCATCGGGTTCGCCTTCCTGACCACGCGGCAGATTTCCTTTTCCATGTGGGCCTTCCACATCCTCTCCGGCCTGCTCTTCGGCCTGCTCTACGTGCTCGGCTGGCAGTTGCCCGAGGCCGCCCTGGGCACCACCCTGGGGCCGGATCTGGCCCGGCCAGAGGGCGCCCAGACCATTGGCTCCTATCTCGTCTTTTTCGGATTCCTCCTATGGCTGGCACGCCATCACTTGAAGGAAACCCTGCTCTGCACCCTGCGCCGGACCTGCAAGGAGCCGGAACCCGCGGGCAAAAGCCCGTTCGACACTGTCCCGGCCAGATGGGAGCCGCAGGTCTGGCCCCTGTGGGGGCTGGTCATCGGCATGGTCTGCCTGTCGGGCTGGTGCTGGTTCTTCGGCCTGCCGTTTGCCGCAGCCGTGCTTCTGCCCATCATGTTCGTGATCGTCATGCTCGTGTCCAGCCGCGTGGTCTGCCAGGGCGGGCTGCCCTATTTCACCCTGACCGCTGCGCCGTCGGATACCCTGATGGGCCTTTTCGGCACCGGGTTTTTCGGCTCGGCAGGCATGGCCGCCACCGCCGTGATGCAGAAGGTGCTCTTCCTCGACGTGCGCGAGGCCGTGGCCCCGACCCTCTTCCACGGGGCCAAGATCAGGCAGGAGGCGCGCAACCGCAACCTCGTGCTGGCCGCCATCGGGCTGTCGCTGGTGCTGGCCCTGGTCACGGCCTTTGTGACCATGCTCTTCATCGGCTACAAGTACGGGTTGCGCGAGCTGGGCCTGGACTGGGCCACCCAGACCGTGCTGGCCAACTACGAGAGCGCCCAGCGGCTGGTGGATCAGCCGGTCGGGCCCAACGTGTGGACCATCACCTATGCCGGGTTCGGGGCGCTGGCCATGATCGTGCTCATCGGCTGCTACTACCGGTTCCCGTGGTGGCCGTTGCATCCGCTGGGGTATCTGGTGGCGTATTCGTCGGGCATGCAGATTCTCTGGTTTTCCTTTTTTGTCGGATGGATGTGCAATCATCTGGTGTTGCATTACGGGGGGACAAAGTTGTTCAACCGGGTGCGATTCTTGTTTGTCGGGTTGATATTGGGGGATTTCCTGATGGGTGGGGTGTATGCGGTGATCGGGTTGTTCAGCGGGCAGAGTTATTCGGTGTTTCCGCTGTAG
- a CDS encoding OPT family oligopeptide transporter, giving the protein MYDDKELNEYRNLMKPPETFEEGFDWKTIVGAIFIGFLMMPGSMYLQLVIGQGIGPAARWVTIILFAEIAKRSYTHLKQQEVFLLYYMAGAALASPFQGLLWSQYLVQSDAARMLGLTEFIPQWVAPAMGSGSYLERTFMHRDWLVPIMLLIGSQLVQRIDHFGLGYSLYRITSDVEKLPFPMAPVGALGTMALAESTEDRKTGWKWRVFSIGGVIGLGFGFFYVLLPALSGLLFTEPIRLIPIPWIELTQYTEGVLPAVATGLQFDLGLVFIGMVLPFWAVIGGLLGLIITIVGNPILYAHGVLHRWHPGMATVETVFANNFDFYMSFGIGLGLAIGAVGVYYVVKSFRSTDGKGLDFSALFNPPQGRGDINFWVSIGIYVFSTLCYIAFCVWLVPTFPWIFFVLYGFIYTPVISYITARMEGVAGQFIALPMVREFSFIAGAKFFGYQGLEIWYAPIPIHNYGEATVQFRQIELTGTSLRGIIKAEIVVFPIVMISSLLFSQFLWQLAPIPSPEYPFAQELWHLQALNTLLMQTSTLEGNSLFFEALSGPVVFSGLGLGLIMYSVLNVLGLPVLLVYGVVRGLGQSTPHGMILEVMGALLGRYYFLKKYGAQWRYYAPVLLAGFSCGMGLTGMFAMGCTLILKSLGRLAY; this is encoded by the coding sequence ATGTACGATGACAAAGAACTGAACGAATATAGAAATCTGATGAAGCCGCCCGAAACCTTTGAAGAAGGTTTCGATTGGAAGACGATTGTCGGGGCGATTTTCATCGGATTTCTGATGATGCCGGGGTCCATGTATCTGCAACTGGTGATCGGGCAGGGCATTGGTCCGGCAGCGCGCTGGGTAACGATCATCCTGTTTGCGGAGATCGCCAAGCGGTCGTACACGCATTTGAAGCAGCAGGAAGTGTTCCTGCTGTATTACATGGCGGGCGCGGCGTTGGCCTCGCCGTTTCAGGGGCTGCTCTGGAGCCAGTATCTGGTGCAGTCGGACGCGGCGCGCATGCTCGGGCTGACCGAGTTCATCCCCCAGTGGGTGGCACCGGCGATGGGCTCTGGCTCGTATCTGGAGCGCACGTTCATGCATCGGGACTGGCTGGTGCCGATCATGCTGCTCATCGGGTCGCAGCTGGTGCAGCGCATCGACCATTTCGGGCTCGGATATTCGCTGTATCGCATCACCTCGGATGTGGAGAAGCTGCCATTTCCCATGGCGCCGGTGGGCGCGCTGGGCACCATGGCCCTGGCCGAGTCCACCGAGGACCGCAAGACCGGGTGGAAGTGGCGGGTGTTTTCCATCGGCGGGGTGATCGGGCTTGGGTTCGGGTTTTTCTACGTGTTGCTCCCGGCGTTGTCCGGGCTGCTGTTTACCGAGCCGATCCGGCTCATTCCCATCCCATGGATCGAGCTGACCCAGTATACCGAAGGGGTGCTGCCAGCGGTTGCCACTGGCTTGCAGTTCGACCTGGGGCTGGTCTTCATCGGCATGGTCCTGCCCTTTTGGGCGGTCATCGGCGGCTTGCTGGGGCTGATCATCACCATTGTCGGCAACCCGATCCTGTATGCCCACGGGGTGCTGCACCGCTGGCATCCGGGCATGGCCACGGTGGAGACCGTGTTTGCCAACAATTTCGACTTCTACATGAGTTTCGGCATCGGGCTGGGCCTGGCCATCGGCGCAGTGGGCGTCTATTATGTGGTCAAGTCGTTCAGGAGCACGGATGGCAAGGGGCTTGATTTCTCGGCTCTCTTCAATCCTCCCCAGGGGAGGGGCGACATCAATTTCTGGGTGTCCATCGGCATCTATGTTTTCTCGACCTTGTGCTACATCGCGTTCTGCGTCTGGCTGGTGCCGACGTTTCCGTGGATTTTCTTCGTCCTGTACGGGTTCATCTACACGCCGGTGATCTCCTACATCACGGCGCGCATGGAGGGCGTGGCCGGGCAGTTCATTGCCCTGCCCATGGTGCGCGAGTTCTCGTTCATCGCCGGGGCCAAGTTCTTCGGCTATCAGGGCCTTGAGATCTGGTACGCACCCATTCCCATCCACAACTATGGCGAGGCCACGGTCCAGTTCCGGCAGATCGAGCTGACAGGCACGAGTCTGCGCGGCATCATCAAGGCCGAGATCGTGGTTTTCCCCATTGTCATGATCTCGTCGCTGCTTTTTTCGCAGTTCCTGTGGCAGCTGGCACCCATCCCGTCGCCGGAATACCCGTTTGCCCAGGAGCTGTGGCATTTGCAGGCACTGAACACCCTGCTCATGCAGACCTCGACCCTTGAGGGCAACTCGCTCTTTTTCGAGGCGCTGTCCGGGCCGGTGGTGTTCTCCGGGCTTGGGCTCGGGCTGATCATGTACTCGGTGCTCAACGTGCTGGGGCTGCCCGTGCTGCTGGTCTACGGCGTGGTGCGCGGCCTGGGGCAGTCCACGCCGCACGGCATGATCCTGGAGGTGATGGGCGCGTTGCTGGGCCGCTATTATTTCCTGAAGAAATACGGCGCGCAGTGGCGGTACTATGCGCCGGTGCTGCTGGCCGGTTTTTCCTGCGGCATGGGCTTGACGGGCATGTTTGCCATGGGCTGCACATTGATCCTCAAGTCTCTGGGCAGGCTCGCCTATTAG
- a CDS encoding sensor domain-containing diguanylate cyclase — protein MTVKTKLLIALSIILLVSFAATSIVNYTVTRDSIREELINSSLPLTGKTIYSEIHSAMMRPILVSSSMANDTFLKDWIVSGEQEPLEIIKYLEEIRRKYGFMSAFFVSAKSDKYYYHKGILKRISARDEHDVWYYAFTSTGREYDLDVDNNQAEDNKLAIFVNFRVEDAQGRLLGVTGVGLNMDNAVALLQKAHDDYRRNIFLVDQDGLVQVALDKSRIQKSYITETEGIRTVAQKILEPHEDARNYEYDLDGEHILLSSRYLPEFQWHLIVEQNEGEALATARHNLIRTLSVGFGASLLIIFLCVLTVNHFQARLERMAKTDPLTGAANRRALEERFHLAAYKARRNATPCSAVIIDLDDFKAINDTLGHMEGDAVIKTVADTITRTLRPTDLLARWGGDEFVILMESTAQDASIVTERIRAHMPPGPLGRTISFSCGIAQFTADDDLKSLTHRADQAMYAAKAKGDRCLIASPPDA, from the coding sequence ATGACGGTCAAGACCAAGCTGCTCATCGCCCTGTCCATCATTCTTCTGGTGTCCTTTGCGGCCACCAGCATCGTCAATTACACGGTTACGCGCGACTCCATCCGCGAGGAGCTGATCAACTCGTCGCTTCCCCTGACCGGCAAGACCATTTACTCGGAAATCCACTCGGCCATGATGCGGCCCATCCTGGTCTCCTCGTCCATGGCCAACGACACCTTTCTCAAGGACTGGATTGTCAGCGGGGAACAGGAGCCCCTTGAGATCATCAAATATCTTGAGGAAATCCGCCGCAAGTACGGATTCATGTCCGCATTCTTCGTTTCGGCAAAATCCGACAAATACTATTATCACAAGGGCATTCTCAAACGGATCAGCGCGCGTGACGAGCACGATGTCTGGTATTACGCCTTCACCAGCACAGGCAGGGAATACGACCTGGATGTGGACAACAACCAGGCCGAGGACAACAAGCTCGCCATCTTCGTCAACTTCCGGGTGGAGGATGCCCAAGGCCGACTGCTCGGCGTCACCGGCGTGGGCCTGAACATGGACAATGCCGTGGCCCTGCTCCAGAAGGCCCACGACGACTACCGCCGCAACATCTTCCTGGTGGACCAGGACGGGCTGGTCCAGGTCGCTCTCGACAAATCGCGCATCCAGAAATCCTACATCACCGAAACCGAGGGAATCCGCACTGTGGCACAAAAAATTCTTGAGCCGCACGAGGACGCACGCAACTACGAATACGACCTTGACGGCGAGCACATCCTGCTCTCCTCCCGCTACCTGCCCGAATTCCAGTGGCACCTCATCGTGGAGCAGAACGAGGGCGAGGCCCTGGCCACGGCCCGCCACAACCTGATCCGCACCCTGTCCGTGGGATTTGGCGCATCCCTGCTGATCATTTTCCTGTGCGTGCTGACGGTCAACCACTTCCAGGCCCGGCTGGAGCGCATGGCCAAGACCGATCCCCTGACCGGGGCAGCCAACCGCCGCGCCCTGGAGGAACGGTTCCATCTGGCCGCCTACAAAGCCCGCCGCAACGCAACGCCCTGCTCCGCCGTGATCATCGACCTCGACGACTTCAAGGCCATCAACGACACCCTGGGACACATGGAAGGCGACGCGGTTATCAAGACCGTGGCCGACACCATCACCCGCACCCTTCGGCCCACAGACCTCCTGGCCCGATGGGGCGGCGACGAATTCGTCATCCTCATGGAGAGCACGGCCCAGGACGCCTCCATCGTGACCGAGCGCATCCGCGCGCACATGCCGCCTGGGCCGCTTGGCAGGACCATCTCGTTCAGCTGCGGCATCGCCCAGTTCACGGCAGACGACGACCTGAAATCCCTGACCCACAGGGCGGACCAAGCCATGTATGCGGCCAAGGCCAAAGGCGACCGCTGCCTCATCGCCAGCCCTCCCGACGCCTGA
- the dtd gene encoding D-aminoacyl-tRNA deacylase, with product MRLVIQRVTEAAVLVGNAVVGEIETGLLALVGFGSTDTGALPGSPVWRKTLDKLVGLRIFPDDQGRFNRSLVAISGDLLLVSQFTLYADCRKGCRPSFTGACPPDLAAGLFDRFVADARACAPGRVACGEFGADMRLRFTNWGPVTITLDSDQF from the coding sequence GTGCGTCTGGTCATCCAGCGGGTCACCGAGGCTGCCGTACTGGTGGGCAACGCGGTGGTGGGCGAAATCGAAACCGGCCTGCTCGCCCTGGTCGGGTTTGGCAGTACGGACACCGGGGCACTGCCCGGCTCTCCGGTGTGGCGCAAGACCCTCGACAAACTTGTGGGGCTGCGCATCTTTCCCGATGACCAGGGCCGGTTCAACCGCTCCCTGGTTGCCATATCCGGTGATCTGCTGCTTGTCTCGCAGTTCACCCTCTATGCCGACTGCCGCAAAGGGTGCCGCCCCTCCTTCACCGGTGCCTGCCCACCCGATCTGGCCGCCGGGCTCTTTGACCGCTTCGTGGCCGACGCCCGCGCCTGCGCGCCGGGCCGGGTGGCCTGCGGCGAGTTCGGGGCCGACATGCGGCTGCGTTTCACCAACTGGGGCCCTGTGACCATAACCCTCGACTCGGACCAGTTCTAA